In Vicia villosa cultivar HV-30 ecotype Madison, WI linkage group LG7, Vvil1.0, whole genome shotgun sequence, the DNA window tgtacaaggcagataaaccatactttcatgtgtcaaagattcctaacacctaggatcttttccccatagagtcatccatactcaattcatttatttaagagtctgccacaaccttgggctttgtacaaggcagaaaataatgttttccctagctagagttagccacaaccttgggctttgtacaaggcacataaaatagagtcattcattcagttatcctcaacagttagccacaaccttgggctttgtacaaggcacacaaatagagtctccctaagtagagtcagcctcaattccgggctttgtacagaacacaaaaataccctgtaattaatccccagtggagtcatctcccaaagtcaataataattaataagtcaatcaaaaagcctcaagcttgggcctcatacaagccagctaaagtcaaatcttttatacagtagatagacatagcttatctctatagagagatatttttactactctaccacattcaaacaaacaaacatttcaatttcaatttcaatcaaagtctcccatttaggactctgaaagacatgctctggcacatccccagacttgtacactttccctaatttggatgagcatctttctttcattttagaggcacgatggctgtcatacttgatcaaccaagtagactcccctcttgaatgaaatgaatccagttattctgtcactcctttaaatgtttgtggtagaatagtacaaatacctctctgtaaagatgatttcatgtctctttactgtaaacagagatttaattccaagcttcaaccttgagcttcaagcaaggcaccaaaaacagttaatttccctagttagttccccgaactacattaagctctgacttccactagggatatgtaggcatgaggttcacaaggaacctcagcgagctaataaaataccaaaaatagtcagtctgtctatctgtctgtctttctttaatcaattcaattctctctcctaacacaaaggagaaactttcccaatcattagcaataaacacaatcacaaatgacacagagaaggttcctgtagagtactacagatatgtagggtgtttaaacacttccctatgtataaccgaccccccggactccagaatttctagtctaggtgaaatccccacacttagcaaactcctagggtttagttgagatcttttttcccctttcctactcgtaggacaaataagaaagttcgtgtgatatcgtaggaagaactgaaacaaaattcatcccaccacgggcgcattctccttccaaatttcgcgtgaagggtttagcgtgccgtcctcccaagtgaaacggggaggtaaagaaaacgaccaccacagaaaaatggcgactctgctggggatataagtgttaaaaaccttggtttttcatccaaaccaatggttgacctgttgctggtccagccccaatgaggaattagggatgccaaattccccctcaaacaagagaggtcctgcctaacctctgtgtcatttcatgtgtttgttgcatatatatttgtttattttgtttattctgtatcgggaaagggcttgattcccccttgtggtgagaaatcctatacccggatttgagtgcaacataagataggatggaggatgtcttcccggtgaaggccctctaatcttggtttccaagtctactcttgggatttgcctggctggttgtgattaactgcgccactgcNNNNNNNNNNNNNNNNNNNNNNNNNNNNNNNNNNNNNNNNNNNNNNNNNNNNNNNNNNNNNNNNNNNNNNNNNNNNNNNNNNNNNNNNNNNNNNNNNNNNgacaaattagtgtttaatgatatttcggaagcctaatatactccttgatcgttttcaagggacatcagtataaaccaaagtatcgcactaacgatgactaccagatcaaccgtatcggtacatgccgtacagtttccttggtctattgtcatatacttaaggtatctcgagattcgggttagaatctttcacacaagcaaaatacccaagcaagcctttgaaaaatagagcaatcaagtcaatcaattgaaaacatcgaagtgatctattctcttaaggtaaccccttttgaaaacattttgtttttgaaaaaaatttccccagcagagtcgccagttctgtggacctccgattttttttaataccgggccatacctctgatctgtagagatacgtgaactgactcttttttgtcgcttaatgctttcgcatttttttgaaaattcacagagtcgccaccgaccttttattttatccaattaaggaaaggtttataaaagaaacagaaaaaagacctttaagaaattctgggtaagggggtaggttatacaaagggaaggtgttagcaccctttgtatccatggttatccatgggctcttaagtttgcttagctcacttgtttttcgatcacttttcaattgctctgaaattgctcatatgtggtttcaaatacctttgtaaattgaattttgtaatgatccgtgtgtggatgtatacaaaatgcttgtttatctttcgaaagatgttttgaaaagaacgttaactttgtaataacccgtgtttggatgtatacaaagtattgtcttttttgaaagttttgaaaaatcaacagtgtatgagaattttgtttgttttgatttgagcaagcaaactaggaggtctaccctgagttgtaaggtctttatcctatttcctttaaaaatctatcctttcaccggatataaaagcaaggttcgattttgtactcgaaacagtggaattttgactttgattttgaaaagaatgagaagggattaccttaagaggtgcaagtgtgattgtgattggattcagatattttatctttgaggttagtgatctaacggttcaattttatctttgacatacacgcagtttatatttgctggaaattaaagtgcggaaatgtaaagtgcagaaagtaaatctacgctattacatcgattgtgcgggaaatgtaaactagcctatttacatgaatttgacatcctatacatttatctaggaattttaaattgcaagaaacataaaaggcatgtttttggaatttttatgattggttttaattataattaatgcatgattaattaaaaaatgaagaaaaaaagatgaaaatagatttaaacctagaaattaagtttaaaatatgtacaaaatatttgttaattaattttaaaacaaaactaatttttttggaatttttggaaattgatttgaaattgatttaagttaattaaaacataattatgcaaataattatacaaataattaaaacttaaaaagaaaattattcaaaatatgtacaaaattagtttataatatataaacaatatttaacacaaagaacaatttttttttatgattttttgattggttagaataattaaaaagcaaatatataaatatatactaattaattatgcaaaaatattaaaattttgaagaaaataaaatatttttatttcagaaaataatatattattttagaagtctaaaaatattttttgtgtattttttggatttttaaaactatttttaattaatttaacaaagaaattaaaataaaatagaaaataaaatagaaaataaaaggatactgatcctgtgtggttggattgagggagTATGGTGTGCATGCATGATCTGAagcgttggatgactcattaaatgagatcagatggtccagaaattgaggcacgtggtaaaagctacacctgcaaagcacttgaTTAGTGTAAAGtttaaaaaagtacgcgcgctgctgaaccaatgggaggaagacacgtcttcgtcttcaaccttcagacaaggcttttaacagcgcttttgtaaaaaagcgctattgtaagtgaaccctaaatctgcaaaataacgaataggggtaaacaagcataaaaatcaggcgcgatggcaccattgaattcgtcttgttccactgaatgtaaccatgtccttaattttgcttaattttggccctaatgaaaaaccctaattttgaactaagcaaaccctaaaatggtatatgacacaaacaaccattaaagtccaattgaatctccagaaacgaccagagcttcaaaccaaacacaattatgcatctacatcttgttaaatgtgcgtgaatgatgagatataagttgattttagtttgaacaaaccgtggcctaggtagctcgatttatgaggtttcaagacttggaaatgattgagatatgttcagtaatgcttgaggaaagtgtttaagtgtttagtttgtattgaaaatggattaaactcagaattcgaattttgaatttccttgaaatttttaaagtgttacaagcatggtacagGCATAAGCAtagctctgaattcgtgtctctcttgttactgaactaagatagcttatttataagctatgtgtgcttagaattgaagctaacttgcagctagttgcctttgttgaaactttggtttttttaatattaaaaacctttgaaaacttgaccaagtcttgccctccttcaatgcacctgccttgcccttcaattctctgcagaagatgaagattccttaggggtgagtcatgcttggaagttaagctaccattatccatgcattttccttttaattttaatcttaaagtaagataaaatcatgcaaaaaatggataaaaaaggtatgggcttagtcttggtcgtgggaggcccatagtaacatggaaatgatgtttgaatgctgaaaacttggccccttttggaaaaaatgcaattttgaacaatgttgatttcatgcattttcccaaaatttagccaacttcaacaaggtgtaaatccttcaatttttgtcatatgaaggagatcttgcactttttagaaacctcaaagagtcctctaaccaatgtctttggtctcatgtcaaaatgatttttgaagctccttgtgtgtccttttgaaaaaagtgtctttttgttgactttgaaaatgacctgtaatgtctttgatcatatttttcaaatggtgaatccaatgaccatgggatcaatggcatttgaaagataattgaatttccttcaaaacaagctttggtttgaattttttggatgaaggatgagagagttatgatcagtcaaagttgagttgacttttcaggcaaaaaccctaattttgaatcttagggttttgttggtttttgatctttccttgatgaattatgatcatccaatgatcaaatgatgaatcctttgacaaaatatggactttgacaaaaaatttcatttttgactgtctgttgacttttttggtcaaacgggtcgtctgttgactgtttgagctgctgacggtgcgtctgagtgaattgaagtttgaaaatttgtatgatggtactttgagatatatggatgtgtatgaaatccatttgagctctcaaaaacttgttgctcctgtaaaaacaagaaaaaaccctgattagggactgtttgtgtaggagatagttaagcgtacctgatttttgtgcagtgttgagtctctgctaatcgcttgatattcagaagacttctagaacaaaaatcttggaattttgaattgtgaaagattgatttgattgatggtacaaaacactgagaattgtactgccagcagtttggctgtcgactgactgttcaggtattgatgtagcagttagagtgaaaaatcaacagtcaaagttaattttctttttttgttgttttttgtttttgttttatgtgaaaaatgaaagtttatttacatgacttgttagaaaaacacagacataataaataactaatatttacggtatgcgggcaaaattaccgataataaccctgaaaatcatttaatgcacagaaataggaatatttgactggcagaaaacacacaaaatattatcttagtaattaagcaatattatgacaaatagtacaacatttaatactgacagtacaaatatcacatactatattgaacagtacgacgaataaacggtacatttaagaaataagaaatacggcaaattttaagaatgacgattgataacccatgctatgaacaataacatgtagatgattgggagtgcaaccattgcaggtccacactcttcaggactatgtaggcagaagaaagtcatgatcaccgtagcaatggtgatgactgtaagaaacagtgtctctatccactttgccattcttgtcagggaagaagagaaaatagatatgagataggaatttgaaagatgagttggaatttgatgtgagattttatgaaagaaaatgagaggtatttatagaatggaaagaaggaaagagacgttggggaatgatgtgattccgtacaaaaggaaaatttgagtggaagtaagatttgaaagaaagtgtatgatagtgttggaaaaaggagagatttgatttttgaaaaagagatttgaaaagatttttgcaaataatggaatatagtacaacaattagtgggaaacaaaagataataataatctacttgttaccagtacagtctgagtttcctgattctgcgcctgcaaaaagatttaactttgtaccaattgtgtcagtaccatttatctgtaaataaataaatagcatgtgtgaagtaatacacagtatttggcgtttgcgtaagaataagttcaactgcaagccaaattactgtaagtatttcatatgtcaggatatttgttgaaataaaaaatccatgattatatgagacccttaattttcagattggagttttcttgaaaaatatgtgggcaaattttggggtataacacttctATCAAAAATCTTGAACTTCAACTTGGGCAGATAGCACAGCAGATCACGAGTTCTCAAGCACCAGGTGCTTTACCAAGTGCAACTGTGACAAATCCAAGAGAGCATAATAATGTGAGTGCAGTAACTACAAGAAGTGGAAAAGCAAGTGAGGTTCTTGAAAAGAAAGTTGAGGAAGAAGATACACTACTTGAAGTGGATttggaaattttagaaaataaaacaccACCAACGGAAGAAGTCATATTGAAGCCAGCTGTGAAGGAAAAGCCCACTGAGCAAAAACCCATAATAAAGCTCCCATTCCCACAAAGGAACAAGAAGCAGAAGCAGGACGAGAAAAACTTTCAGAAGTTTGTAGAAATGTTTAGGAAGTTAGAAATCAACATCCCATTCTCTGAGGCACTCGATCAAATGCCTATttatgccaaattcatgaaggacatcatATCCAAGAAGCGCACCACTGACACTGACTCTGTTAtactaactgaaacttgtagtgctattttgcagggtatgaagattccaATTAAAAAACCAGATAGAGGCTCGGTTACTATAccttgcaccattggagataggTCCTTTAAAAGGGCTCTGATTGATTTGGGGGCTAGTGTGAGCCTTATGCCTTTGTCCATCTACAGGAAACTAGGGATTGGAAGAGTTCAAGACAccagaatgacacttcaatttgCCGATCACTCAGTGAAGAAACCCTTTGGGATTGTTGAAGATGTTCTGGTTAAAGTTGATAAATTTGTTTTTCCTGTTGATTTTGTAATTCTGGAAATGCCAGAAGATGAGGAGATACCCCTGATCTTGGGTAGACCATTTTTAGAGACAGGTAGATCTATGATAGACATTGAGAATGGTACTATGACTCTTAAGGTTTATGATGAGGAGCTGAAAATTAATGTGAGAAGCACTATGAAGCACAAAGAGGATGTAGGTACAAATCACTCAGTGGAAGTGATTAATCAGATAGTAGCCGATAACATTCAGAGTAGTTTTCCAGAATCACCGTTAGAAAGAGTTTTGTTCTTGTCAACTGAGGAGatggaggagagtgataatgagaagGAAAAAGAAATTCTTGCTCTACTTGATGCACAACCACCTTGGTTGAAATCCAAACCACACCGGTGGGAGGATTTAAGAGGTTCACCAGAAACAGAAgataaaaaggaaaacaaaacaggtacaagttcTGAGTTAAAACAACTACCTGttaatcttaaatatgtttttctAGAATCTGGAGAAAAATGTCCTGCTATTATCAATTCTGAgttaaataaaaaagatgaagaaaagttGATACAGGTACTTAAGAAGCACAGGAGTGCTATTGGTTGGACTATCGAGGATATAAAAGGAATTAGCCCCACGGTATGCATGCATAAAATACTGATGGAGGATAACCAGAAACCGGTAGTGCAACCTCAAAGGAGGTTAAATCCAGCAATGAAAGAAGTAGTGAGGAAAGAAGTCGTAAAGTTGTTGGATGCAGGATTAATTTATCCTATTTCAGATAGTTCTTAGCTGAGTCCAGTACATGTGGTAACGAAGAAAGGAGGAACCACAGTGATCTTGAATGAAAAAAATGAGTTGATTCCAACTCGCACAGTAACAGGGTGGCGAGTATGCATTGATTACAGAAGACTCAACACTGCGACAAGGAAGGATCATTTTCCTCTTCCTTTTATTGATCAGATGTTAGAGAGACTTGCAGGGTATGAGTATTACTGTTttctggatggatattcggggtaCAATCAGATTGTTGTAGCCCCAGAAGATCAGGAGAAGACTGCATTCACATGCCCTTATGGTATTTTTGCTTATAGAAGGATGCCATTTGGGTTATGCAATGCCCCAGCTACTTTTCAGAGATGTATGACATCTATATTCGCCGAcatgcttgaaaagcatatggaggtgtttatggatgatttttctgtttttggttCTTCTTTTGATATTTGTTTAGCTAACTTATCTCTTGTTTTGAAAAGGTGTTAGGAAACTAACCTTATTCTCAATTGGGAGAAATGCCATTTTATGGTGCAGGAAGGTATCGTGCTTGGCCACAAGATTTCCCATAAAGGAATTGAAGTGGACAAAGCCAAAGTGGAGGTGATAGCTAATCTTCCACCCCCCGTGAATGAAAAGGGGATAAGGAGCTTTATAGGACATGCAGGCTTCTATCGCAGGTTTATCAGAGACTTCTCAAAAGTGGCCAAACCATTAACTGATTTGCTTGTTAAAGACAAGCCCTTTAATTTTGATAGTAATTGTTTGGCAGCTTTTGAGACTTTAAAGAGTAAGTTGAGTACTGCACCTGTTGTAATAGCCCCCGATTGGTCATTACCTTTTGAAATAATGTGTGATGCTAGTGACATTGCTGTGGGGGCTGTTTTGGGACAAAGAAAGGACAAACTATTACATGTGATATATTATGCTAGTCATGTCCTTAATCCGGCCCAAATGAACTATGCAACTACCGAGAAGGAGTTGTTGGCCGTGGTTTATGCTTTTGACAAATTCAGGTCTTATTTGCTCGGGTCTAAAGTTATTGTTTATACTGATCATTCTgctttaaagtatttgtttgctAAGCAGGAATCCAAACccagacttttgagatggatacTTCTCCTTCAGGAATTTGATCTTGAAATCAGAGATAAAAAGGGGTGTGAGAATACAGTTGCAGATCACTTATCTCGCATGAACCCGATTAAGGAAACTGAAGAGGAGCATCCAATCCAAGACACATTTGCTGATGAGAGAATCCTAGTTGTGACTGGAACCCAATGGTTTGCTGACTATGCAAATTACTTGGTAGGTGGAGTTATACCTGATGATTTTAGTGCTAACCAAAAGAAAAAGTTTCTCTATGATTGCAGGTTTTATTTGTGGGATGACCCATTCCTATACAAAAGGGGAGTGGATGGCCTAATCAGAAGATGTATTCCCGAAGGAGAGCAGAGAGATATACTGAAGGCTTGTCACGATTCCGAGTATGGAGGACACTTTAGTGGAGATAGAACAGCAGCAAAAGTCCtccaatccgggttctattggcctACGCTATTCAAGGATGCCTATTACTTGGTTCAAGAATGTGACAGATGCCAAAGAACATGTAACATCACGAGGAGAAACCAGATGCCACAGAATTCAATGTTAGAGGTAGAGCTGTTTGATGTGTGGGGTATTGATTTTATGGGACCGTTTCCACCATCATTCGGAAAGAACTATATTTTGGTGGCGGTCGATTATGtgtccaagtgggtagaagctgtagCATTAGCCACAAATGATGCTAAAGTAGTTGTGAGTTTTCTTAGACACAATATCTTTTCCCGGTTTGGGGTACCAAGAGCTTTGATTAGTGATGAAGGCACTCACTTTCTGAATAAGCTTATGGAGAGTTTGCTAAAAAAATACAATGTGAAGCACAAGATTGCAACACCGTATCACCCTCAGACGAGTGGACAGGTAGAAGTGTCCAACAGGCAGATCAAGCAGATAT includes these proteins:
- the LOC131620247 gene encoding uncharacterized protein LOC131620247 codes for the protein MVFILCAQIAQQITSSQAPGALPSATVTNPREHNNVSAVTTRSGKASEVLEKKVEEEDTLLEVDLEILENKTPPTEEVILKPAVKEKPTEQKPIIKLPFPQRNKKQKQDEKNFQKFVEMFRKLEINIPFSEALDQMPIYAKFMKDIISKKRTTDTDSVILTETCSAILQGMKIPIKKPDRGSVTIPCTIGDRSFKRALIDLGASVSLMPLSIYRKLGIGRVQDTRMTLQFADHSVKKPFGIVEDVLVKVDKFVFPVDFVILEMPEDEEIPLILGRPFLETGRSMIDIENGTMTLKVYDEELKINVRSTMKHKEDVGTNHSVEVINQIVADNIQSSFPESPLERVLFLSTEEMEESDNEKEKEILALLDAQPPWLKSKPHRWEDLRGSPETEDKKENKTGTSSELKQLPVNLKYVFLESGEKCPAIINSELNKKDEEKLIQVLKKHRSAIGWTIEDIKGISPTVCMHKILMEDNQKPVVQPQRRLNPAMKEVVRKEVVKLLDAGLIYPISDSS